The Urbifossiella limnaea nucleotide sequence CCACGCAGTACGGCACCGCCGGCATCACCGCCAGCAGGCACTCGCGGATCGCCGCCGGCTTCCCCGGCAGGTTCACGATCAGCGTCTTGCCGCGAACCCCCGCCGTCTGCCGCGACAGGATCGCCGTCGGCACACTCCGCAGCGACACCGCCCGCATTAACTCGCCGAAGCCGGGCAGCAGCTTCTCGCAGACCGCCTCGGTAGCCTCGGGCGTCACGTCGCGCGGGGCCGGGCCGGTGCCGCCGGTCGTCACCACCAGCGCGCAGCCCTCCTGGTCGCACAGCTCCGTCAGGTTCAGCTCGATGGTGTGCAGCTCGTCCGGCACGACGCGCCGGACCGGCTCCCACGCGCCGGTCAGCATCTCGGTGAGAGCGTCGAAGACGGCGGGGCCGCCGCGGTCCTCGTACTCGCCGCGGCTGGCCCGGTCGGAGACGGTGAGGATGCCGATCTTGGGGGGCATGGGCATTCGGGAGTCGGGATTCGGGATTCGCGGTCGAGCCGAACCCGGCGCGACCCCTGGGTATACTAACCGCCCGGGAGGGGTGGCGAACGTCCGTCTGCCCCGAATCCCGAATCCCGAATCCTGAATCCTCCCAGACCCATGCGTACCTGGTCCTTCCAGTCGGCCGGCAGCCTCCTCTTCGGCCGCGGCGCGGCCGGGCACCTCCCCGACGTCGCCCGCGGCCTCGGCGCCGGCCGCGTCTTCGTCGTCGCCGACCCCACCCTCCAGAAGGTCGGCACCCTCGACGCGGTGGTCAAGCCGATCCTCGCCGCGGGGATGATGGTCGAGACGTTCCTGGTCGAGAAGCCGGAGCCGGCGGTGGAGGTCGTGCGGGCCGCGGCGGCGAAGGCGCGGGCGGCCGCGCCGGCCGTGATCCTCGGCCTCGGCGGCGGGTCGAACATGGACGTCGCGAAGCTGGTGTCGCTGGTGCTGGCGCACGGCGGCGACCCGCTCGACTACACCGGCGACTGCCGCGTCCCCGGCCCGATCCTGCCGACGATCGGCGTGCCGACCACCGCCGGCACCGGCTCCGAGGTGTCGGCCGCGGCCGTGTTCGGCGACTCGGCGCGGCAGATCAAGGTGAGCTGCCTCAGCCCGTTCCTGCGGCCCGACGCGGCGGTCGTGGACCCCCTGCTGAGCGCGTCGTGCCCGCCGAAGGTGACGGCCGACAGCGGCATCGACGCACTGACGCACGCGATCGAGGCGTTCACCGCGATCGACAACGACCTGTTCCCGCTGCCGAGCGGCGAGAAGACGGTGTACCAGGGGAAGAACCCCATGGCCGACGTGATGGCGAAGGAGGCGATCACGCTGGTCGGCAAGTACCTGCGGCGGGCGGTGGCGAACGGCGACGACCTGGAGGCCCGCGACGGCATGGCGCTGGCCGGCACGCTGGGCGGGCTGGCGTTCTCGAACGCGGGGGTGGCGCTGGTCCACGCGATGGAGTACCCGGTGGGCGGCGCCGTCCACGTGTCGCACGGGGCCGGCAACGGCCTGCTGCTGCCGTTCGTGATGGAGTTCAACCGCCCCGCGGCGGTGCGGACACTGGCGAAGCTGCCGGCGCTGCTGGGCGCGCCGGACGCGGACGAACCGGACGAGGACGCGGCCGTGCGGGCGGTGGCGATGGTGGCGAAGCTGCGGGAGGACATCGGCATCCCGACGCGGCTGCGCGACATCGGGGTGACGGAGGCGATGCTGCCGGGCTTCGCGGAGAAGGCGTTCGCGATCAAGCGACTGATGCGCGTGAACCCGCGGACGCCGCAGTCGGCGGCGGAGATCGAGGCCGTGTACCGGGCGGCGTTCTGACCCCGCTCGGGAGCTTTTCCGTTACACGCACGGCCCCGCGAGCCGGCGCGACGCCGGCCGCAGCGCCCACGACGCCACCGCGAGCGCCAGCATCACCGCCGGCGGGATCAGGTCCGTCGGCGGGTCGTTAATCGACAGGTGCGCCGCTACCGCGCCCGTCAGGTTGATCACGAAGCCCGCGTACGCCCACTCCTTCGCCCGCGGCAGGCCCGGCAGCAGCACCACCACCGCCCCTGCTAGCTTCCAGAAACCCAGGATGCGGAAGAAAGACGACGGGTAGCCGAGCTTTGCCGTCTCCTCGTCGAAGCCCGCCGGTTGCACCAGGTCGCCGAACCCGCCGGCCAGGTAACCCAGGCCGAGCAGCACCGTCGTCACCCAGTACGCGATCGTGCGCATCTTTGACGCCCTCCCGGTTCCGCGGTCTGTGCGGGCGTATACCCGCAACCGCCGGGGCGGTCAACTTCAACGGCGCGCCGCGCGCCGTAAGATGACCCGGCCGCCGGAGCCGGAACCGATGCCGGATGCCCCGTCCGACCACACCCTGCCGTCCGCCGGCGCCGGCGACCTCGCCGACCTGTCCGGTCGCACCCTCGGCGGCTTCCAGCTCGTCCGCAAGATCGGCGCCGGCGGCATGGGGCAGGTCTACCTCGCCCGCCAGCTGTCGCTCAAGCGGCCCGTCGCGCTCAAGCTCCTGAAGGCCGACCTCACCAAGAACCCCACCGCGCTCAAGCGATTCGAGGCCGAGGCGCACGCCGTCGCCAAGCTGAACCACCCCAACATCGTCCAGGTCTACGAGTTCGGCGAGCACGACGGCCTCCGCTACATGGCGCTGGAATACGTCGAGGGGCGCAACCTCCGCGAGTACCTCGCCCGCAAGGGGCCGCCCGAGCTGGCCGTCGCCCTCAGCATGATGCGGCAGATCGCCACGGCCCTGACCCGCGCCCACGAGCAGGGGCTCGTCCACCGCGACATCAAGCCGGAGAACATCCTCGTCACCAAGCGCGTCGAGGTGAAGGTCACCGACTTCGGCCTGTCGCGGTTCTTCGCCCCCGGCGAGGCGCTCAACCTCACGCAGTCGGGCGTCACCCTCGGCACGCCGCTGTACCTGTCGCCGGAACAGGCCCAGGGGAAGGCCGTCGACCACCGCAGCGACCTGTACTCGTTCGGCGTCACCGCGTACCACCTGCTCGCCGGCGAGCCGCCGTTCCGCGGCAGCACGGCCGTCGAGGTGGCGCTGAAGCACGTCACCGACCGGCCGCCGCCGCTCGCCGGGCTGCGCCCGGACCTGCCGGCGGACCTGTGCGGACTCGTCCACAAGCTGATGGCGAAGGAACCGGGCGACCGCTACCAGTCGGCCCGCGAGGTGCTGCGCGACCTGGCGAAGGTGAAGGAGGGGCTGACGCTCGGCCTGCCGCCGCGGCCGCCGGGCGCGCCGCTGCCGCCGACGCCGTCCGGCCCGCAGCCGACGGCGTTGACGCTGTCGGGCACGGTGAGCGGGTCGGCGGCGACGCTCGGCTTCTCCGGGGTGGTGCCGGTCGCGCCGCCGGTGCGGTGGGGCCGGTGGGTGGCGGCCGGGCTCCTGGCGGTGGTCGCGGCGGCCGGCGGGGCGGCAGGGTACGCGGCCCTTCACCCGCCGCCGGCGCCGCCGACCCGGCCCGCGCCCCCGCCGCTCGTGGGGCTGCCCGACGTGCGGCCGCCAGAGCGGATCACCACGGCCCGGGAGCGCGAGCTGGTCGCGGCGCTGGACCGCCGCAAGACGCCGCCGGACGAGTGGAACGCGGCCGCGATCGAACTGGCGCTCCTGTACCTCCGCGAAGGCCGGCTGGACGACGCCGACGCGCGGTTCGAGCAACTGGAGAAGGCGCCGTTCGTGCTGCCGGTGGCGACGGCCGAGGCGAAGCTGGCGGGTAAGCTCGGCCGCGGCGTGGTGCTGGCGTACCGCGACGGCGACCCGAAGCACCCGGACGCGGCGAAAGAATCGACGGCCGCGTTCCAGGCCGCGCTGGCGCTGCCGATCCCGGCCGGCGTGGCGAAGGCGAAGGCGGACAAGGGGAGCCCGCCGCCGGCAGTGGTTTGGGCGCAGGGCTTCTTGTACCGGCACCCGGACCTGGCTCACGCGGTGGCGGAAGCGCTGACCCGCGACGCGGCCAACGGGGTGCGACTGCCCCCACCGCTGGAGGCGCTGCGGGCGCCTCGCGCCGCGGGCAAGTCAGGGTGATCGGTATCACCCCCACCCGGGCGCTACCCGGCACCCGGATCGCCCACCCCCAGCAACTCGGCGGCGTTCGTCCGCACGGTGGCGCAGAACTGCTCCAGCGGCAGGTCGTCCGGGTCGTACGCGAACGGCTGCTCCACCTCCTCCGCGGTCAGCTCGATCCCTAGCAGGAAGTACACGATCACCGCCTGCACCAGCAACGCCCACACTCCGAGGACGTGCACGAGGTGCCACGGCAGCAGCAAGAAGCTGAACAGCAGCCCGTGCCGCAGGAGCGCCAGGAACGTCCCCGGCAGCGGCGTGTTCCGCACCTTCTCGCACGCCCCGCACACGTTCATGTAGGCGGTCGCGTGCGGGTCGAGCGCCAGCTGGCCGAACCCGTCGATCCGCCCCTCGGCCTTCCACCGGCGGATCAATGCCAGGACGCGCCCGGCCAGTTCCGCGGGCACGTGCGCCGGCGTCGCGGCGTCCGTCCCGAACCCGGGCACCTCCTGGAGCTTCACCCCCTCCCGCAGGTGCCGCATGAGCGCGAACGGGAAGCCGGCGACGAGGTCGAACAGCTCGCGCCGGTCGGCGGCGGGCGGGTCGGCGAGACGGATGGCTTTCAGACACAGGTTGCGGCTGTGGTTCGTCAGCTCGCCCCACAGGCAGCGCCCTTCCCACCAGCGGTCGTAGGCGGCCTTCGTGCGGAACCCGACGAGGGCGCCGAGTACGAGGCTGTTGATGAGGCTGGTGGCCGCCAGCCACCCGCCCTGCATGTCGGGGTTGGAGGGGTACAGGAAGTAGACGGCGGCGGTGTACGCGGTGGTGACGACGAGGATGCGCTGAAGCCGGCGCAGAACCGCGGCCGGCCACACCCAGGAGTAGATGTTGCGGTAGGGCTCGGGCATTTTTCGGGACTGTGGGACTGTGGGACTGTGGGACCGGGCGGGGGAGGGGGCGTCAGGTTCCCACAGTCCTTCGCCCCCACAGTCTCACTCGTTGTACGACACCGCCCGACCGAACCGCTCCGCCAGCGCCCGCCGCGCCGCCGCACCCAGCGGCCGCGCCGCCGCGCCCCGGTCGCGCAGCTCCAGCCGCACCAGCTCGCCGAGGTGCGGCGACTCCGCCAGCGCGAGCGCCCCCGCGTCGGTGAGGCCGCAGTCCTTCAAGTTCAGCTCCACCAACCCCGCGAGGTGACGACTCCCCGCCAGCGCCTCGGCGCCGCGGTCCTCCACCGGGTTCCCCGACAGGTCCAGCACGCGCAGGCCGCGGGCGTTCCGGCTCTCGGCCAGCACCCGCACCGCGCTCGGCCCCAGCCGGTTGTCCGACAGGTCGAGCCGCCGGACGCCCGCGAACCCGCCCGTCGAGGTCAGCGCCTTCACCCCCGGCACGCCCGGCAGCGTCCCCGCCAGCTCCAGCACCTCGAGCCGCTTCACGGCGCCGCTCTCGACCAGTGCCGCCACGCCGTCGGTCTTCAGTCCCTTGTTCTCGCTCAGGTCGAGGTGCTCGACGGTGGCCATCAGTGGCAGCGCGAACAGGTGTGCCGCGTCGGCCGCGGGGAGGTCGGCGAGCGACAGGTTGAGGTGCCGCAGCTGCCCCGGCCGGTCGGCCGCGGCGAGCGCGTCGACGAGCAGCGCCGGCGGCAGGGCGTTGTTGTGCAGCGTCAGCGCCCGCAGCCGGGGGAACAGGTCGGACGCGGCCAGGTGCGCCAGCCCGCCGGGGCCGATCCCCTGGTGCTCGAACGCCAGCTCTTCGAGGCCCACGGCGTGCGGCGAGCGGACGAGCGGCCGCAGGTCGTCGGCGTCGAGCGGGAAGGTGGTGAATTCGAGCCGGCGGAGGCGGGCGAGGACCGGGGCGCCGGCGAGTTCGAGCAGGTCGGGCCGGGCACGGTCGTCGAACGCGACGGCCTGCACGGGGGCGAATGACAGCAGTCTGTCACCGCCGGCGGCGACGGCCTCGGCGGACAGGGCACCCACGAGCCAGGGGAAGCCGCGGCGGAACTGGTGGGTGCGCCAGGTGAGGCCGTCGGGGAGGGGCTTGGGGAGGGTGTGGGCCATGCCCCAGCCGCGGAACACGTCGGGGTCGAGGTGGCGGCACTTGGCCCAGAGCGGGTGGTAGTCGGGGACGCGGGCGAGTTCGACCTGGGTGCGGACGAAGGCGGCGCGGTGCGGGTCGCCGGCGTCGTCGAGGAAGTCGGCGAAGACGAGGCGCGGGGTGTCGTCGTCGGGGCGGTCGCACACGGCGGCGAGCAGGGCGGCGTGGTCGGTCATGGGGAGTGAGTCTATACCGGTCGCGCGGGCGAGGGGTAGCACAGTAGCGGCGTGGCGCGAAGCCGCGAGCGGTTTCGCGCCACGCCGCCGACAACCCTCACCCCGGCGCCAGCACCTTCAGCCCGACGATCCCCCCGACGATCAGCCCCGCGCACGCCAGCCGCCCGGCGGTCGCGGGCTCATCGAAAAGCGCGATCCCCAGCACCACCGTGCCGACCGCCCCGACGCCCGTCCACACGGCGTAGGCCGTGCCCAGAGGTAGCGTCCGCAACGCCACCCCGAGCAGCCCGAGACTCACGGCCATCGACGCCGCCGTGGCGACCGTCGGCCACAGGCGGGTGAACCCGTTCGTGTACTTCAGCCCGACGGCCCAGCCGATCTCGAACAGACCGGCGAGCAGGAGAACGACCCACGCCATGACACGCCTCCGCGTGCGGGCGGGGTCGTCCCCACCGAGTTGTTGACGAGCGCGGGGTCGTCCCCGCGTGGGCGAGCGAGAGAGAATACCCGTCCCGCCCGGAGGCCTTACCGCCCCTCGAAGTCCCGCGCGAACGCCGCCGGGGTCAACTCCGCGCCGGTGGCGTGGCGCGTCAGCCCCTTCCAGTCGAGGGTGCGGCCGGGGGCGAACACCTTGTCCTTCATGAACCGCCCGACGCGCGCGTCACCCACGTAGATCACCTTCCGCGGGTCCGGCTCTTTGTACACGTCCCGCGCGATGGCGTGGTGGACCTGCGAGGCGAACAGCTGGCCCATCATGTAGTTGTGGTAGTACACCGGCGCCGAGCAGACGTGAATCTTGCTCGCGAAGTCGGGGGCGTTACGGTTCGCCGGCTTCTTCACCCCCTGGTACCGCTCCACCAGGTCCCACCACAGCTTGTTCAGGTCCTGCGCCGGGTTCTCGTACATCCCCTTCTCGAACCGCAGCATCACCTGGCACCACCGGCTGAAGATCAGCAGCTGGTTCCGCCGCGTCCGGCTCGCGGCCTCCTCGAACGCGACCGGCGTGGCCAGCGGCAGGCCCATCTTCTCGATCCACGCCCGCGACTTGCTGAACCGCTCGAACTGCATCGCCACGCCCTCGGTGCTGAGGATGTGCGCCTCCGCCCGCAGCACGTACGGCAGCTTGTTCGGGATGTTCTTGCTGCTGTACACCGCGTGCCCGAGCTCGTGGAGCATCGTGCCCGCCCAGTACTCGTTCGGCTGGATGTTGGCGAGCACCCGCACGTCGCCCTCGCGGTCGATGTCCGTGCAGAAGGCGTGCGGGCTCTTGCCGGGCTTCTCCTGAAGGTCGCTCCGGACGAGTACGTCGTCGATCGGCAGCCCGATGCCGCGGTAGAAGTCGGAGCAGAGCTTGGGAATGTCCGCCCGCACGAACGGCGCGTCGAGGTTGGCCTCGAACACGGTCGGCGCTTCCTGGAAGAACGGGTCGTGGTAGTGCCACGCCTGGAGGGCGTTGGCCGCGACGCCGTACCGCTTGGCGAGCCGCTCGTCGATCTCGGCCTTGGCCGCCTCGAACGGCCCCTTCGTGAGCGCGTCCAGGTCGTCGAACAGCTTGATCAGCTCGGCGCCGTCCTGCTCGCTGAGCTTCAGTTGCAGCGCGTGGTAGTTGGCGAACCCGAGCGCCTTCGCGGCCTCGTTCCGCAGCCCGACCAGCTCCTTGAGGTCGTTCTCGACGACGGCCCCGACGCGCTTGCTGGCCTCCCACACGGCCTGCCGCTGGGCCGAGTCGTTGGAGTTCTTCAGGACGTTCCGCACGTCGCTGTCCGACAACTCGCGGCCGTCCACCCGCGCGCGGAAGACGTTGAACTGCTGCTCGACGGCGTTCGCCTTGCCGGTGATGCGGCGGAGCAGGTCCGGGGCGACCTGCTTCTCCAGGTACGCGAGGTACAGCAGCTCGACCTGCCGGGCGAGGATGGGGTCTTGAATCTGGTTGGCGTCCTTGGCCGTCTTCAGCGCCCGCAGCCGGCCGAAGGTGGCGCGGTCGGCGAGGGCGGCGTCGATGGCGTTCTGCGCCTCTTCCTTCTTCTTGAAGTCGTCGTCGCGGCCGGAGATGTTGGCGCGCCACCACGCGTGGCCCGCGGCGATCTCCAGCGGCTTGATGCGGGCCTCGTGGTCGGCGATGAACTTCTTGGCGTCGTCGTCGGGGGCGGCGAGGGCGGCATCGGGGGTGACGGCTCCGGCCACGGCGGCGCCTCCAGCGAGTAGGAAGGAACGGCGGTCGGGACCCATAACAGCTCTCCGCAATAAGGGCGGGCACTCGCCCGGGATTCACTGTCTACTGGCCACTGCCCACGGTCCACTACGTCGAGTAGACCCATTTTCCGAGCAGCAGCGCCGGGGGCAACAACAAAAGGATGCCCAGCCCCGGCAGCCCGACGAACGCGACCGCCAGCACGGCGTCGAGCCCGACCAGGCCGAGGACGCAGCGCTTGATCGCCGCCTGCACCTCCTTCGGCCCGGGGCTGCGGATCGCCCGGCGGATCGGCACCCCGACCACGAACCCGAACGCCACCAGCAGGTACGGGAACAGGATCGCGCTCGGCCCCGGCTCGACCGACACCCGCGCCCGCAGCACCAACGCTAGCACCAGTGACAGCCCGATGACACACGCGGCCGCGGTCAGGTGCCGGCGGCTGCTCTCGGTGGCTTCCGTGCGGGCGAACCACGTCACGCCGACGATGTACACGCCGACGACGCCGGCGGTGTGGAGCCGCAGCGGCAGGGGGAAGGCGTCGGCCGGGATGGCGGACAGGCCGAGGAGCACGTTCAGGAAGCGACACGCGGCCATCGCCACCGGGCCGAGCGGGGTGCGCTTCAGCCAGGCGTCGTACAGCAGCACCGCGGCGCCGAGCCCGACGCCGAGCAGCGGCGACCCCGCGACGAACGTGAGGCCAACCCCCACCAGGGTCAGCACACCGGCGAGCACGCCTGCGGTGCGAACGGTGATGCGGCCCGACGGCAGCGGCCGGAACGGCCGGTCGCGGCGGTCTTCGGCGAGGTCGAACACGTCGTTCCAGACCATCCCCGCGAGGTACAGGCACCCCGACGCCAGCGCCAGCAACGCGAGCGTGGTGAGGTAGGCGCTGGATTCCCAGCCGGCGTACACGGCGGCGCCGACGCACCCGGCGAGGGCGGTGTCGGCGAACGCGGTGAAGACGTTCGGCAGGCGCAGGAGCTGGGCGAACGCGAGGAAGCGCGGGTGCATGGGGAAAGTGTACTTGCTGCGCGAATGACGAATGACGAATGACGAATGACGACAGCAGCGGTTCGTCATTCGTCATTCGTCATTCGGCGGCCGGTTGCCGCACCCGCCGCGCCCTTCAACAATACCCCCATCAGACCCCCAGGTGACCCATGCCGAACAGCTTCGGAACCCTGTCCACCCTCCCGGTGGGCGGGAAGGCGTACTCCGTCCACCGCCTCGCCGTCCTGGAGCAGGTTCACCCGCAAGCCAAGAAGCTGCCGTTCTCCCTCAAGGTGCTCCTCGAAAACCTCCTCCGCAACGAGAACGGCCTGTCCGTCCGCAAGGCCGACATCGAAGCCCTCGCGCTGTGGCAGCCGAAGGCGGAGCCGACCACGGAAATCGCGTACACCCCCGCCCACGTGCTGATGCAGGACTTCACCGGCGTGCCCTGCGTCGTCGACCTTGCCGCTATGCGCGACGCGATGAAGGCCCTCGGCGGCGACCCGGCCCGCATCAACCCGCTGGTGCCGGTCGAACTCGTCATCGACCACTCGGTACAGGTGGACGACAGCGGCAACCCGCAGGCGTTCGCCAACAACACGCACCTGGAGTACGAGCGGAACCAGGAACGCTACCAGTTCCTCCGCTGGGGCCAGAACGCCTTCCGGAACTTCAAGGTGGTGCCGCCCGAGACCGGCATCGTGCACCAGGTCAACCTCGAATACCTGGCCCGCTGTGTGTTCGTGGACGAGCACGGAGCCGCCTACCCCGACACCCTCGTCGGCACCGACAGCCACACCACGATGATCAACGGCCTCGGCGTCCTCGGCTGGGGCGTCGGCGGCATCGAGGCCGAGGCGGCGATGCTCGGCCAGCCGGTGAGCATGTTGATCCCGCAGGTGATCGGCTTCAAGCTGCACGGCCACCTGAAGGAAGGGGCGACCGCCACCGACCTGGTGCTCACCGTCACGCAGATGCTTCGCAAGAAGGGCGTCGTGGGGAAGTTCGTCGAGTTCTACGGCCCCGGGCTGGCGCTGCTGCCGCTCGCCGACCGCGCCACCATCGCCAACATGGCCCCCGAGTACGGCGCCACCTGCGGCATCTTCCCCGTGGACGCCGAGACGCTGAAGTTTCTCCGCGCCACCGGCCGGCCCGAGGAACTGGTGGTGCTCGCCGAGGCGTACTACCGCGACCAGGGGATGTTCCACGACGCCGCGACCCCCGAGGCGGACTACACCGACACGCTCGAACTCGACCTGGGCACGGTCGAGCCGAGCCTCGCGGGGCCGACGCGGCCGCAGGACCGGGTGGCGCTCAAGGACGTGAAGAAGTCGTTCGCCGAGGCGCTGCCGAAGCTCAAGGCCGTGAAGAAGCCGATCCCCGCGCTGCCGATGACCGGGCCCGCCGTGTCTGACCCAGTGGACGTGCCCGGCGGCGTACTCAAGGACGGCTCGGTCGTCATCGCCGCCATCACCAGTTGCACGAACACGTCGAACCCGTCGGTGATGATGGCGGCCGGCGTGCTGGCGAAGAAGGCGGTCGCCCGCGGGCTCGTCAGCCAGCCGTGGGTGAAGACGAGCCTCGCCCCCGGCTCGAAGGTCGTCACCGACTACCTCACGAACGCCGGCGTGCTGCCGGACCTGGAGAAGCTGCGGTTCCACGTCGTCGGCTACGGCTGCACCACGTGCATCGGCAACAGCGGCCCGCTGCCCGACACGGTGAGCGAGGAGATCCGCGTCGAGCAACTGGTGGTGTCGGCGGTGCTCAGCGGCAACCGCAACTTCGAGGGGCGCGTCCACCCCGAGGTGCGGGCCAACTACCTCGCCTCGCCGCCGCTGGTCGTAGCCTACGCCCTCGCCGGCCGCATCGACATCGACTGGGACACGGAGCCGGTCGGCACCGGGTCCGACGGCCTGCCGGTGTTCCTCCGCGACATCTGGCCGACGCACGAGGAAGTGCAGACGGCCATCGCCGGGGCCATCCACCAGGACTCGTTCAGCCGCATCTACGGCTCCGTCTTCGAAGGCGACGCGAACTGGAAGGCGCTGAGCGTGCCGAGCGGCAACATGTTCCAGTGGGACGCGGCCAGCACGTACATCGCCAACCCGCCGTACTTCGTCGGCATGACGGCGACGCCGCCGCCCGTGAACGAGATCACCGGGGCGCGGGTGCTGGCGCTGCTCGGCGATAGCATCACGACCGACCACATCTCGCCGGCCGGGAGCATCAAGAAGGACTCGCCGGCGGGGAAGTACCTGATCGAGCGCGGGGTGACGCCGAAGGACTTCAACCAGTACGGCGCCCGCCGCGGCCACCACGACGTGATGGTCCGCGGCACGTTCGCCAACGTGCGGCTCAAGAACCAGCTCGTGCCCGGCGTCGAGGGCGGCTTCACCCGGCACCTGCCGGACGGCGAGCATACGACGATCTTCGAGGCGTCGACGGCGTACCAGGCCGCGGGCGTGCCGCTGCTGGTGATCGGCGGCAAGGAGTACGGCTCGGGGTCGAGCCGCGACTGGGCGGCGAAGGGGACGAACCTCTTGGGCGTGAAGGCGGTGCTGGCCGAGAGTTACGAACGCATCCACCGCAGCAACCTCGTCGGCATGGGGGTGCTGCCGCT carries:
- the acnA gene encoding aconitate hydratase AcnA; this encodes MPNSFGTLSTLPVGGKAYSVHRLAVLEQVHPQAKKLPFSLKVLLENLLRNENGLSVRKADIEALALWQPKAEPTTEIAYTPAHVLMQDFTGVPCVVDLAAMRDAMKALGGDPARINPLVPVELVIDHSVQVDDSGNPQAFANNTHLEYERNQERYQFLRWGQNAFRNFKVVPPETGIVHQVNLEYLARCVFVDEHGAAYPDTLVGTDSHTTMINGLGVLGWGVGGIEAEAAMLGQPVSMLIPQVIGFKLHGHLKEGATATDLVLTVTQMLRKKGVVGKFVEFYGPGLALLPLADRATIANMAPEYGATCGIFPVDAETLKFLRATGRPEELVVLAEAYYRDQGMFHDAATPEADYTDTLELDLGTVEPSLAGPTRPQDRVALKDVKKSFAEALPKLKAVKKPIPALPMTGPAVSDPVDVPGGVLKDGSVVIAAITSCTNTSNPSVMMAAGVLAKKAVARGLVSQPWVKTSLAPGSKVVTDYLTNAGVLPDLEKLRFHVVGYGCTTCIGNSGPLPDTVSEEIRVEQLVVSAVLSGNRNFEGRVHPEVRANYLASPPLVVAYALAGRIDIDWDTEPVGTGSDGLPVFLRDIWPTHEEVQTAIAGAIHQDSFSRIYGSVFEGDANWKALSVPSGNMFQWDAASTYIANPPYFVGMTATPPPVNEITGARVLALLGDSITTDHISPAGSIKKDSPAGKYLIERGVTPKDFNQYGARRGHHDVMVRGTFANVRLKNQLVPGVEGGFTRHLPDGEHTTIFEASTAYQAAGVPLLVIGGKEYGSGSSRDWAAKGTNLLGVKAVLAESYERIHRSNLVGMGVLPLQFRTGESAASLGLTGEEIYDIKGLVDGLKVNFAGAAKELAVHAVRADGTRVEFYAVCRIDTPQEVLYYLHGGILPYVLRQLLATR